The Lonsdalea populi genome window below encodes:
- the arcB gene encoding aerobic respiration two-component sensor histidine kinase ArcB, producing MKQIRLLAQYYVDLMVRLGLVRFSILLASALVLLALLVQMAVTMLLSGQVERIDVVRSIFFGLLITPWAVYFLSVVVEQLEESRQRLSRLVAKLEVMRHRDQELNAKLQNNIGQLNQEITDRIKAEKSRFEMLSKLREEMARREQAQVELEQQSALLRSFLDASPDLVYYRNENKAFSGCNRAMELLLGKSQKQMIGLTPFDVYPQDIAAKVVETDEKVFRHNVSLTYEQWLVYPDGRKSCFELRKVPFYDHQGKRHGLMGFGRDITERKRYQDALEKASREKTTFISTISHELRTPLNGIVGLSRILLDTHLDAEQRKYLKTIHVSAITLGNIFNDVIEMDKQERRKVQLDNQPVDFIGFVADLENLGGLLAEPKGLQLEMDLQQPLPKCIIADGTRLRQILWNLLSNAVKFTQSGKVVIRVGHDQNHGLRFEVADSGMGIPDDELEKIFSMYYQVKDQNGGKPATGTGIGLAVSKRLAQNMGGDIQVTSKLGEGSCFTLTVSAPMVEEAETHEDGDETLPLPALHVLLVEDIELNVVVARSVLEKLGSSVEVAMTGQEALAMFDPEEFDLVLLDIQLPDMTGLNVARELRIRYGQKTLPPLVALTANVLKDKKDYLDAGMDDVLSKPLVVPALTAIIKQHWDAPEHRAPETVADATVDDSTLESLLDVAMLQQYLDLVGPSLIHQSLEMFEQMMPGYLAVLESNMTARDQKGIAEEGHKIKGAAGSVGLRHLQQVAQQIQTTTLPAWWDNVHEWIDELKQDWRHDVGVLKAWVAKAGKK from the coding sequence ATGAAGCAAATTCGGCTATTAGCCCAGTATTACGTTGATTTAATGGTGAGACTTGGGCTGGTTCGCTTTTCCATTCTGCTGGCTTCAGCGCTGGTGCTATTGGCGCTGCTGGTCCAGATGGCGGTGACCATGTTGCTCAGCGGTCAGGTCGAACGCATCGATGTGGTGCGATCCATCTTTTTTGGCCTTCTAATCACGCCCTGGGCGGTTTATTTCCTGTCGGTAGTGGTCGAGCAGCTTGAAGAGTCTCGACAGCGCTTGTCGCGTTTGGTGGCCAAATTAGAGGTGATGCGACATCGCGATCAGGAGCTGAACGCCAAACTGCAAAATAACATCGGCCAGCTCAATCAAGAAATCACCGATCGCATTAAAGCCGAAAAGTCGCGCTTTGAAATGCTCAGCAAGCTGCGCGAAGAAATGGCGCGGCGTGAACAGGCGCAGGTGGAGCTGGAGCAGCAGTCGGCGCTGCTGCGTTCTTTCCTCGATGCGTCGCCGGATCTGGTTTACTACCGCAACGAAAACAAGGCGTTCTCCGGCTGCAACCGCGCTATGGAACTGCTGTTGGGCAAGAGCCAGAAGCAGATGATCGGCCTGACTCCCTTCGACGTCTATCCGCAGGATATCGCGGCCAAGGTGGTTGAGACGGACGAAAAAGTGTTCCGCCATAACGTCTCCCTGACCTACGAACAGTGGCTGGTGTATCCGGATGGACGAAAATCCTGTTTCGAGTTGCGCAAGGTGCCATTTTACGACCATCAGGGTAAGCGGCATGGGCTCATGGGATTTGGCCGCGATATAACGGAACGTAAGCGTTACCAGGACGCGTTAGAGAAAGCCAGCAGGGAGAAGACCACTTTTATCTCAACGATCAGCCACGAGCTTCGCACGCCGCTTAACGGCATTGTCGGCCTCAGCCGAATTTTGCTTGACACCCACCTGGATGCGGAGCAGCGAAAATATCTGAAAACCATTCACGTTAGCGCCATCACCCTCGGCAATATCTTCAACGACGTGATCGAAATGGACAAGCAGGAGCGGCGCAAGGTCCAGCTCGACAACCAGCCGGTAGATTTCATCGGCTTTGTCGCCGATCTGGAAAATCTGGGCGGCCTGCTGGCCGAACCTAAAGGTCTGCAACTGGAGATGGACCTGCAGCAGCCATTGCCGAAATGCATCATCGCCGACGGTACGCGTCTGCGTCAGATTCTGTGGAATCTGCTGAGCAACGCCGTGAAATTTACCCAGAGCGGCAAGGTGGTGATCCGTGTCGGGCACGACCAGAACCATGGCCTGCGTTTCGAGGTTGCGGATTCCGGCATGGGCATCCCGGATGATGAACTCGAAAAAATATTTTCCATGTATTACCAGGTGAAAGATCAGAACGGCGGTAAACCGGCTACCGGCACCGGTATCGGTCTGGCCGTTTCCAAACGGCTCGCGCAAAACATGGGCGGAGATATTCAGGTCACCAGCAAATTGGGCGAAGGCTCCTGCTTCACGCTGACGGTATCCGCACCGATGGTGGAAGAAGCGGAAACACATGAGGACGGCGATGAAACGCTGCCGTTGCCTGCGTTGCATGTCCTGCTGGTGGAAGATATCGAACTGAACGTCGTCGTCGCGCGTTCGGTGCTGGAAAAACTGGGTAGCAGCGTTGAAGTGGCGATGACCGGTCAGGAAGCGCTGGCGATGTTCGACCCCGAAGAGTTCGACCTGGTGTTGCTGGATATCCAACTGCCGGACATGACCGGACTGAATGTGGCGCGCGAGCTGCGTATCCGCTACGGCCAGAAAACGTTGCCTCCGCTGGTGGCGCTGACCGCCAACGTGCTGAAGGACAAGAAAGACTATTTGGATGCGGGCATGGATGACGTGCTGAGCAAACCGCTGGTGGTTCCGGCGCTCACGGCGATCATCAAACAGCACTGGGATGCTCCCGAACATCGCGCGCCAGAGACGGTCGCCGATGCGACAGTCGATGACTCCACCCTTGAGTCGTTGCTGGACGTCGCCATGTTGCAGCAGTACCTGGATTTGGTCGGCCCCTCGCTGATTCACCAGAGCCTGGAGATGTTCGAGCAGATGATGCCGGGTTATCTGGCGGTGCTGGAGTCCAACATGACGGCGCGCGACCAGAAGGGCATCGCAGAAGAAGGTCACAAAATCAAGGGCGCGGCGGGGTCTGTCGGGTTGCGGCATCTGCAGCAGGTGGCTCAACAGATTCAAACGACGACGTTGCCTGCATGGTGGGACAATGTGCATGAATGGATTGACGAGTTGAAACAAGATTGGCGACATGATGTCGGCGTGTTGAAAGCGTGGGTGGCCAAGGCTGGAAAAAAATGA
- the gltB gene encoding glutamate synthase large subunit yields MLYDASHEKDNCGFGLIAHIEGEPSHKVVRTAIHALARMQHRGAILADGKTGDGCGLLLQKPDRFFRLVAEERGWRLAKNYSVGMMFLSQDEEVAKATRRIVEEELQNETLSVLGWREVPTNPDVLGEIALSSLPRIEQIFVNAPAGWRQRDMERRLFMARRRIEKRVQDNDFYVCSFSNLVTIYKGLCMPADLPRFYLDLADLRLESAICLFHQRFSTNTVPRWPLAQPFRYLAHNGEINTIAGNRQWARARAYKFKTPLIPDLRDAAPFVNETGSDSSSLDNMLELFLAGGMDIVRAMRLLVPPAWQNNPDMDPELRAFFDFNSMHMEPWDGPAGIVLSDGRYAACNLDRNGLRPARYVITTDKLITCASEVGIWDYQPDEVVEKGRVGPGELMVIDTQEGRILHSGETDNDLKSRHPYKEWMERNVKRLVPFEEMPDDQVGRRDLDDVQLEAYQKQFGYSNEELDQILRVLGENGQEATGSMGDDTPFAVLSSGPRIVYDYFRQQFAQVTNPPIDPLREAHVMSLATCIGREMNVFSEAEGQAYRLSFKSPILLYSDFNQLIHQDQEHYRADQIDLTFDPQQQSLQETIEKLCDEAESKVRDGTVLLVLTDRAIAKDRLPVPAPMAVGAIHSRLVEQSLRCDANIIVETASARDPHHFAVLLGFGATAIYPYLAYETLARMVDNRTIDKPHRVVMLNYRNGINKGLYKIMSKMGISTVASYRCSRLFESVGLHQDVARSCFPGVVSRIGGANFSDFEQDLQNLAKRAWLKRQPLEHGGLLKFVYNGEYHAYNPDVVKTLQTAVQSGEYSDYQHYAKLVNERPAATLRDLLAVKPQEKSTAIALDQIEPASELFKRFDTAAMSIGALSPEAHESLAEAMNTLGGYSNSGEGGEDPARYRTNKVSRIKQVASGRFGVTPAYLVNADVIQIKVAQGAKPGEGGQLPGDKVTPYIARLRYSVPGVTLISPPPHHDIYSIEDLAQLIFDLKQINPKAMISVKLVSEPGVGTIATGVAKAYADLITIAGYDGGTGASPLTSVKYAGCPWELGLVETQQALVANGLRHKIRLQVDGGLKTGLDIIKAAILGAESFGFGTGPMVALGCKYLRICHLNNCATGVATQDDKLRRDHYHGLPERVINYFHFIARETRELMAELGISQLVDLIGRTDLLTELDGFTAKQNKLDLAPLLKTATPQPGKALYCTENNPPFDQGLLNKALHEQALPHVEARQSKTFYFDIRNTDRSVGATLSGAIAEKYGDQGLASDPIKAYFTGTAGQSFGVWNAGGVELTLTGDANDYVGKGMAGGMIAVRPPVGSAFRSHEASIIGNTCLYGATGGKLFAAGRAGERFAVRNSGAITVVEGIGDNGCEYMTGGIVCILGRTGVNFGAGMTGGFAYVLDEDGEFRKRVNPELVEVLNVDSLAIHEEHLRGMITEHVQHTGSSRGEDILANWPVWAAKFALVKPKSSDVQALLGHRSRSAAELRVLAQ; encoded by the coding sequence ATGTTGTACGATGCATCCCATGAAAAAGACAACTGTGGCTTCGGACTAATCGCCCATATAGAAGGTGAGCCGAGCCACAAGGTCGTGCGTACCGCCATTCACGCACTGGCCCGTATGCAGCACCGTGGTGCGATCCTTGCCGACGGCAAGACCGGCGACGGCTGCGGCCTGTTACTTCAGAAGCCCGACCGTTTCTTCCGTCTGGTGGCGGAAGAGCGCGGCTGGCGGCTGGCGAAAAATTACTCCGTCGGCATGATGTTCCTCAGCCAGGACGAAGAGGTCGCTAAAGCGACCCGCCGGATTGTGGAAGAAGAGCTGCAGAACGAGACGCTGTCCGTTCTGGGCTGGCGCGAAGTGCCGACCAATCCGGATGTTCTGGGTGAAATCGCCCTCTCCTCCCTGCCGCGTATCGAACAGATTTTCGTTAACGCCCCTGCCGGCTGGCGCCAGCGCGATATGGAGCGACGCCTGTTTATGGCCCGTCGCCGCATTGAAAAACGCGTGCAGGATAACGATTTCTACGTGTGCAGCTTCTCCAATCTGGTGACGATCTATAAAGGTCTGTGCATGCCGGCGGATCTGCCGCGCTTTTATCTGGACCTGGCCGACCTTCGCCTGGAATCAGCCATCTGCTTGTTCCATCAGCGTTTTTCAACCAATACCGTGCCGCGCTGGCCGCTGGCGCAGCCGTTCCGTTATCTGGCCCACAACGGCGAAATCAACACTATCGCCGGCAACCGCCAGTGGGCGCGTGCGCGCGCTTACAAATTTAAAACACCGCTGATCCCGGATCTGCGCGACGCCGCGCCGTTCGTCAATGAAACCGGCTCGGACTCCAGCTCGCTGGACAACATGCTGGAGCTGTTCCTCGCCGGTGGTATGGACATAGTGCGCGCCATGCGTCTACTGGTGCCGCCCGCCTGGCAGAACAACCCTGACATGGATCCTGAGCTGCGCGCGTTCTTCGACTTCAACTCCATGCACATGGAGCCGTGGGACGGTCCGGCGGGCATCGTGTTGTCAGACGGTCGCTACGCCGCCTGTAACCTCGACCGCAACGGGCTGCGCCCGGCGCGTTACGTCATCACCACCGACAAGCTGATCACCTGTGCTTCCGAAGTCGGGATCTGGGACTACCAGCCGGATGAAGTGGTGGAAAAAGGCCGCGTTGGTCCCGGCGAACTGATGGTGATCGACACGCAGGAAGGACGCATCCTTCACTCCGGCGAAACCGACAACGATCTGAAAAGCCGCCATCCTTACAAAGAGTGGATGGAAAGAAACGTTAAACGTCTGGTGCCGTTCGAAGAGATGCCGGACGATCAGGTCGGACGGCGCGATCTGGACGACGTGCAGCTCGAGGCCTACCAGAAGCAATTCGGCTACAGTAACGAAGAGCTGGACCAGATCCTGCGCGTACTCGGCGAGAACGGCCAGGAAGCCACCGGCTCGATGGGCGACGATACGCCGTTTGCGGTACTGTCCAGCGGTCCGCGCATCGTCTATGACTACTTCCGCCAGCAGTTCGCGCAGGTCACCAACCCGCCGATTGACCCGCTGCGTGAAGCACACGTGATGTCGCTCGCCACCTGCATCGGCCGTGAAATGAACGTCTTCAGCGAAGCGGAAGGACAGGCTTACCGCCTGAGTTTTAAATCGCCGATTCTGCTCTACTCCGATTTCAATCAGCTGATCCATCAGGATCAGGAGCACTACCGCGCCGACCAAATTGACCTCACCTTCGATCCTCAGCAGCAGTCGCTGCAGGAAACGATTGAGAAACTGTGCGACGAAGCGGAAAGCAAAGTGCGCGACGGCACGGTGTTACTGGTGCTGACCGACCGTGCGATCGCCAAGGATCGCCTGCCGGTGCCCGCCCCAATGGCAGTGGGAGCCATTCACAGCCGTCTGGTCGAACAGAGTTTGCGTTGCGACGCCAACATCATTGTAGAAACCGCGAGCGCCCGCGATCCGCACCATTTCGCCGTGTTGCTGGGCTTTGGCGCCACCGCGATTTACCCGTATCTGGCCTATGAAACGCTGGCGCGCATGGTGGATAACCGCACTATCGATAAACCGCACCGCGTGGTGATGCTGAATTACCGCAACGGCATCAACAAAGGCCTGTACAAGATTATGTCCAAAATGGGCATCTCGACCGTGGCGTCCTACCGCTGCTCCCGGCTGTTCGAATCGGTCGGTCTGCATCAGGACGTCGCCCGCAGTTGCTTCCCGGGCGTGGTCAGCCGCATCGGCGGCGCCAACTTCAGTGACTTCGAGCAGGATTTGCAGAATCTGGCTAAACGTGCCTGGCTGAAACGTCAGCCGCTCGAGCACGGCGGCCTGCTGAAATTCGTCTATAACGGCGAATATCACGCCTATAACCCCGACGTGGTCAAAACCTTGCAGACCGCCGTCCAAAGCGGCGAGTACAGCGACTATCAGCACTACGCCAAACTGGTCAATGAACGTCCGGCGGCAACGCTGCGCGACCTGCTGGCCGTCAAGCCGCAGGAGAAAAGTACGGCAATCGCTCTCGATCAGATAGAACCCGCATCAGAGCTGTTCAAACGCTTCGACACCGCCGCCATGTCCATCGGCGCGCTCAGTCCGGAAGCGCACGAATCGCTGGCTGAGGCAATGAACACGCTGGGCGGCTACTCCAACTCCGGCGAAGGCGGCGAAGACCCGGCGCGTTACCGCACTAACAAGGTATCCCGCATCAAACAGGTGGCCTCCGGCCGTTTCGGCGTCACCCCGGCCTATCTGGTCAACGCCGACGTGATTCAGATTAAAGTGGCGCAGGGCGCAAAACCGGGCGAAGGCGGTCAGTTACCGGGCGACAAGGTCACGCCTTACATCGCCAGACTGCGTTATTCCGTTCCCGGCGTGACGCTGATTTCGCCGCCGCCGCATCATGATATCTACTCTATCGAAGATCTGGCGCAGCTGATTTTCGACCTGAAGCAAATCAACCCGAAAGCGATGATTTCGGTGAAGCTGGTGTCCGAACCCGGCGTAGGTACCATCGCCACCGGGGTGGCGAAAGCCTATGCGGACCTGATCACCATCGCCGGCTATGACGGCGGCACCGGCGCCAGCCCGCTGACCTCCGTGAAGTATGCGGGCTGTCCGTGGGAGCTGGGTCTGGTGGAAACACAGCAGGCGTTGGTGGCCAACGGCCTGCGCCACAAAATTCGCTTGCAGGTGGATGGCGGACTCAAAACCGGGTTGGACATCATCAAAGCCGCAATTCTGGGGGCGGAAAGCTTCGGCTTTGGCACCGGACCGATGGTCGCACTCGGCTGCAAATACCTGCGTATCTGTCACCTGAACAACTGCGCCACCGGCGTGGCGACGCAGGACGACAAGCTGCGCCGCGATCACTATCACGGCCTGCCGGAACGCGTGATCAACTACTTCCATTTCATCGCGCGGGAAACCCGCGAGCTAATGGCCGAACTGGGCATCAGCCAACTGGTGGACCTGATCGGCCGCACCGATCTGCTGACGGAGCTGGACGGTTTTACCGCCAAGCAGAACAAGCTGGATCTGGCGCCGCTGCTGAAAACCGCCACGCCGCAGCCGGGCAAAGCCTTGTACTGCACCGAAAACAACCCGCCGTTTGACCAGGGGCTGTTGAATAAAGCACTGCACGAACAGGCGCTGCCGCACGTCGAAGCCCGACAGAGCAAAACGTTCTATTTCGACATTCGCAACACCGACCGTTCCGTCGGCGCCACGCTCTCCGGCGCCATCGCCGAGAAATATGGCGATCAGGGGCTGGCGAGCGATCCGATCAAAGCCTACTTCACCGGCACCGCAGGCCAGAGCTTCGGCGTCTGGAACGCCGGCGGCGTGGAGCTGACGCTGACCGGCGACGCCAACGACTATGTCGGTAAAGGCATGGCGGGAGGCATGATCGCCGTCCGTCCGCCCGTCGGCTCGGCCTTCCGCAGCCACGAAGCCAGCATCATCGGCAACACCTGCCTCTACGGCGCCACCGGCGGCAAACTGTTCGCTGCCGGGCGCGCAGGTGAACGTTTCGCCGTGCGTAACTCCGGCGCCATCACGGTGGTGGAAGGCATTGGCGACAACGGCTGCGAGTACATGACGGGCGGCATCGTCTGTATTCTGGGACGCACCGGCGTGAACTTCGGCGCCGGGATGACCGGCGGCTTCGCCTACGTGCTGGATGAGGACGGTGAATTCCGTAAGCGCGTCAATCCGGAGCTGGTCGAAGTCCTGAATGTCGATAGCCTGGCGATCCACGAAGAACATTTGCGCGGCATGATCACCGAACATGTTCAGCACACCGGCTCGTCACGCGGCGAAGACATCCTCGCCAACTGGCCGGTATGGGCGGCGAAATTCGCACTGGTGAAACCGAAGTCCAGTGATGTACAGGCGCTGTTGGGTCATCGTAGTCGTTCCGCAGCTGAGCTGCGGGTTCTGGCGCAGTAA
- a CDS encoding TIGR01212 family radical SAM protein (This family includes YhcC from E. coli K-12, an uncharacterized radical SAM protein.) — translation MQLQRLINMFGGDLQRRYGEKIHKLTLHGGFNCPNRDGTLGRGGCTFCNVASFADEQMQQRSIADQLSAQAGKVNRAKRYLAYFQAYTSTYAEVQVLASMYREALTQADMVGLCVGTRPDCVPDAVLALLSEYREQGYEVWLELGLQTANDKTLYRINRGHTFDCYQQTTRRARERGLKVCTHLIVGLPGEDEKDCLSTLRRVVDAGADGLKLHPLHIVDGSIMGKAWRAGRLPELPLAQYVTTAGEMIRHTPADVVYHRISASARRPTLLAPLWCENRWTGMVEIDRYLSQHGVQGSALGDAFRFVPT, via the coding sequence ATGCAATTACAAAGATTAATCAACATGTTTGGCGGCGATCTCCAGCGTCGTTATGGCGAAAAAATTCACAAGCTGACCCTGCACGGTGGCTTCAACTGTCCGAATCGCGACGGCACCTTAGGCCGGGGAGGCTGCACGTTCTGCAATGTGGCATCGTTCGCCGACGAACAGATGCAGCAGCGCAGTATCGCCGATCAGCTGTCCGCTCAGGCCGGTAAGGTCAATCGAGCCAAGCGTTATCTGGCCTATTTCCAGGCCTACACCAGTACTTACGCGGAGGTGCAGGTTCTGGCATCCATGTATCGCGAAGCGCTGACACAGGCCGATATGGTGGGCCTGTGCGTCGGCACCCGGCCTGATTGTGTCCCGGACGCTGTGCTGGCCCTGCTTTCCGAGTATCGCGAGCAGGGCTATGAGGTCTGGCTGGAGTTGGGCCTGCAAACGGCGAATGACAAGACGTTGTATCGTATCAACCGCGGTCACACGTTTGACTGCTACCAGCAGACGACGCGCCGGGCCAGGGAGCGCGGCCTCAAAGTTTGCACGCATCTGATCGTCGGTCTGCCGGGAGAGGACGAAAAGGATTGTCTGTCGACGCTGCGCCGGGTGGTTGACGCCGGGGCCGACGGTTTGAAGCTGCATCCTCTCCATATCGTTGATGGCAGCATCATGGGCAAAGCCTGGCGCGCGGGTCGATTGCCGGAGCTGCCGCTGGCGCAGTATGTGACTACGGCTGGTGAAATGATTCGTCACACGCCTGCCGATGTGGTCTACCATCGCATCTCCGCCAGCGCCCGTCGTCCGACGCTGCTGGCTCCCTTGTGGTGCGAAAATCGCTGGACCGGGATGGTGGAGATCGACCGCTATCTGTCTCAGCACGGCGTTCAGGGTTCCGCTCTGGGCGATGCGTTCCGTTTTGTTCCCACCTGA
- the elbB gene encoding isoprenoid biosynthesis glyoxalase ElbB translates to MKKVGVVLSGCGVYDGSEIHEAVLTLLAIDRAGAEAICFAPDKDQRRVVNHLSGQVTDEKRNILAESARIARGKIQPLSAADAEQLDALIVPGGFGAAENLSDFATRGSECQVDEELKILTQEIYKKSKPIGFVCISPAMLPRLLGAPVRLTIGNDIDTAEAIEAMGGMHVTCPVDDIVVDAEHKVVTTPAYMLANSIGEVARGIEKLVAHVLELTK, encoded by the coding sequence ATGAAAAAAGTCGGTGTCGTACTCAGCGGATGTGGTGTTTATGATGGTTCAGAAATCCACGAAGCTGTCTTGACTCTACTTGCAATCGACCGAGCCGGAGCTGAAGCCATCTGCTTTGCGCCGGACAAAGATCAGCGGCGTGTCGTGAATCATCTTAGTGGCCAAGTGACTGATGAAAAACGTAATATCCTCGCGGAGTCAGCACGGATCGCACGTGGAAAAATCCAGCCTCTGTCCGCGGCTGACGCGGAACAGCTCGATGCATTGATTGTTCCCGGTGGTTTCGGCGCGGCGGAAAATTTAAGTGATTTTGCGACCCGAGGAAGCGAGTGTCAGGTCGATGAAGAATTAAAAATACTCACCCAGGAAATTTATAAGAAAAGTAAACCAATTGGTTTTGTTTGCATCTCCCCAGCCATGTTGCCAAGACTGCTGGGTGCTCCTGTCAGACTTACAATTGGTAACGATATCGATACAGCGGAAGCCATCGAAGCGATGGGGGGAATGCACGTGACTTGTCCGGTTGACGACATTGTTGTAGATGCAGAACACAAAGTTGTGACGACCCCGGCCTACATGCTAGCGAACTCCATCGGCGAGGTTGCTAGGGGAATTGAGAAACTGGTTGCCCATGTTTTGGAATTGACGAAATGA
- the mtgA gene encoding monofunctional biosynthetic peptidoglycan transglycosylase, with amino-acid sequence MKSGRALSHFASGFKRAIVRAVVIILGIWLLAIALFAFLPVPFSAVMIDRQVSAWLRGDFSYIAHSEWVSMDEIAYAMPLAVIAAEDQKFPQHWGFDLVAIDAALRHNEENEGRIRGASTLSQQTVKNLLLWDGRSWVRKGLEAGLTTVMELTWSKRRILTVYLNIVEFGPGIFGVEEASRHFFHKSASRLTASEAALLASVLPNPIRFRVDRPSGYMIRRQQWVLRQMSQIGGEAFLKNNELR; translated from the coding sequence ATGAAATCAGGCCGAGCCCTAAGTCATTTTGCGAGTGGTTTTAAACGCGCTATTGTCCGGGCCGTTGTGATCATTCTGGGGATCTGGTTGCTGGCGATTGCGTTGTTTGCCTTTCTGCCGGTTCCCTTCTCGGCGGTGATGATCGATCGTCAGGTCAGCGCGTGGCTGCGCGGTGACTTTTCTTATATCGCCCATTCCGAGTGGGTTTCAATGGATGAGATTGCCTATGCCATGCCGCTGGCGGTGATTGCGGCGGAAGACCAAAAGTTTCCACAACATTGGGGTTTCGACCTCGTTGCGATCGATGCCGCCTTGCGGCATAACGAAGAGAATGAAGGACGCATTCGCGGTGCTTCCACTCTGTCTCAGCAAACGGTCAAAAATTTGCTGTTGTGGGATGGGCGCAGCTGGGTGCGCAAAGGACTTGAGGCCGGCTTGACGACGGTGATGGAGCTGACGTGGAGCAAGCGCCGGATTCTGACCGTCTACCTTAATATCGTGGAGTTTGGCCCCGGGATTTTCGGTGTTGAAGAGGCTTCCCGGCATTTTTTCCACAAGTCGGCCAGTCGCTTAACCGCCAGCGAGGCGGCGTTGCTGGCTTCTGTATTGCCCAATCCTATTCGCTTTCGCGTCGACAGACCCTCGGGCTATATGATTCGCCGACAACAGTGGGTACTTCGTCAAATGAGCCAGATTGGTGGTGAAGCCTTCCTTAAAAACAACGAGTTACGATAA
- the diaA gene encoding DnaA initiator-associating protein DiaA, translated as MLDRIKVCFTESIQTQIAAAEALPDAISRAAVTMVQSLLNGNKILSCGNGTSAANAQHFAANMINRFETERPSLPAIALNADNVVLTAISNDRLHEEIYAKQVRALGHAGDILLAISTHGNSRDIVKAVEAAVTRDMTIVALTGYDGGELAGLLGQQDVEIRIPSHRNARIQEMHMLTVNCLCDLIDNTLFPHQND; from the coding sequence GTGCTGGATAGAATTAAAGTCTGTTTTACCGAGAGCATCCAAACCCAGATCGCCGCGGCAGAAGCCTTGCCGGATGCCATCTCACGGGCAGCGGTCACAATGGTGCAATCTTTGCTCAACGGCAACAAAATCCTGAGCTGCGGGAACGGCACTTCCGCCGCCAACGCCCAGCATTTTGCCGCCAATATGATTAATCGTTTCGAAACGGAGCGTCCCAGCCTGCCCGCTATCGCGCTGAACGCCGACAACGTGGTGCTGACGGCGATTTCAAACGACCGGTTGCACGAGGAGATCTATGCAAAACAGGTCCGGGCTTTAGGACATGCGGGGGATATCCTCCTGGCGATATCCACGCATGGAAACAGCCGCGACATCGTTAAAGCGGTAGAAGCCGCCGTGACCCGTGACATGACCATCGTTGCGTTAACCGGCTACGATGGCGGCGAACTTGCTGGTTTGCTGGGACAACAGGATGTGGAAATTCGCATCCCGTCGCACCGCAACGCTCGAATTCAGGAAATGCACATGTTGACTGTGAACTGCTTGTGCGATCTGATAGACAACACGCTCTTCCCACACCAGAACGATTAA
- the dolP gene encoding division/outer membrane stress-associated lipid-binding lipoprotein yields the protein MRIYSCIAVLSAALLLQGCIGAVAIGSAAVATKTATDPRTVGTQVDDGTLEMRVSNTLAKDQQLSKEARIVATVYQGKVLLTGQSPKAELSSRARQIALGVEGTTEVYNEIRQGTPISLGTASMDTWITTKVRSQLLASDQVKSSNVKVTTENNEVFLLGLVTRREGAAAAQIASKVSGVKHVTTAFTYLE from the coding sequence ATGAGGATATATTCTTGCATTGCCGTGCTGTCCGCCGCTCTGCTGCTACAAGGTTGTATCGGCGCGGTCGCTATCGGCAGCGCAGCCGTCGCGACCAAAACCGCGACCGATCCCCGCACGGTAGGGACTCAGGTTGATGATGGTACGTTGGAAATGCGCGTTTCCAATACGTTGGCAAAAGACCAGCAGTTAAGTAAAGAAGCCCGCATCGTTGCGACGGTGTATCAGGGCAAAGTCTTGTTGACCGGGCAGTCGCCGAAGGCGGAGCTGTCCAGTCGAGCCAGGCAGATTGCACTGGGTGTGGAAGGTACGACGGAGGTGTATAACGAAATCCGTCAGGGAACGCCAATTAGCCTGGGCACCGCTTCAATGGATACCTGGATCACCACCAAAGTACGCTCTCAGTTGCTGGCCAGCGATCAGGTCAAGTCCTCTAACGTCAAAGTGACCACTGAAAACAACGAAGTCTTCCTGTTAGGGCTGGTCACTCGTCGCGAGGGCGCCGCCGCAGCGCAAATCGCCAGCAAAGTCAGCGGCGTCAAACATGTCACCACAGCATTTACCTATCTGGAATAA
- a CDS encoding YraN family protein has protein sequence MKTRETGNDYERRARRYLERAGLMFVAGNVTLRGGELDLIMRDGPIWVFVEVRYRRNADFGGAAASVTRRKQQKLLRTAAVWLSHQGGGFEHTDCRFDVLAITGDQMEWLPNAFGNQE, from the coding sequence CTGAAGACCCGCGAAACTGGGAACGATTACGAACGACGGGCTCGGCGCTACCTGGAGCGCGCGGGCCTGATGTTTGTCGCGGGCAACGTGACGCTACGCGGCGGCGAGCTGGATTTGATCATGCGCGACGGCCCGATATGGGTTTTCGTAGAAGTACGCTACCGGCGTAACGCGGACTTTGGCGGCGCAGCCGCCAGCGTGACCCGACGCAAGCAGCAAAAGTTACTGCGGACGGCCGCAGTGTGGCTATCACATCAAGGCGGCGGCTTCGAACATACCGACTGTCGTTTCGACGTACTGGCTATCACCGGCGACCAGATGGAGTGGTTGCCGAACGCGTTCGGCAATCAGGAATAA